aaataatacctCCTAAATCTTAGAACTACTTGTTTTGCAAGAAACTACTTTTCTCCCTTCAAAAATTGGTAAATGGGTAGAAAGTCAAAattagaaataagaataaagaaCATGTTGAAGTCCATCATGTGTTAATATGTTATGTTTCATTGACCATGGAAAATaaagaatgaaagaaaatttACCTGCAAAGAGGAACCTTGCAAGAATCAGTTTGCTGGCAAACGTAGGCATGTAACCTGAAGAGCTGCCACATTCGCTTGCAACGAAGGCACCCCagcttcatcctcttctgacaCGTGGCAAAATGGCGAATCAATTGCTGGAGGCCGTAACACGTGTCGAATCTGCTGCAGGGGTTCCTCCTCTCCTTTCTGGTGTCCACGTGGCATGGCCCAACGTCGGTGCAGCCTTCGGTGCATATGTGTTCCAAGCAGTCCATGGCTTCGCTTAGCTCAAAGTACACCCTCTGTTCCTCCCTGTGCCTCCGGCATTTCTCTTTCCTCTGTAAAATCATTCATTTATATCCACTCATCATTTTTTAACAACAATGAACCATTATATTTCTTCAGTACTTTTTTATTTGATTCTAAATactaacaataaataaataatatatttaagcTGCACGTTTTTAGTGATATTACTTACGTATGTTTTGCTTTCCAACAAGTATTTCTtacatttgttttattttttactttattttataaaataaagatatcgCACATCAAACACGTAAATTTCATAAGGCTAGTAAGTGGTACGTAATGGGAGGGTAATGCAATAATCTACCAGTACAAGAACTTTGAGACAACATAATAATAGAAGAAGTAaagctatatatatattaaaattagttactaaaatcagttattactataaaatatatattaaaatataaatatatattgaaaataaattaaattataaatatatttatattaaaattaattaaaatatatattaaaatataaatatatattgaaaataaattaaattataaatatatttatattaaaatatattgataattaattttaatagttaattttgatgtaaaaataataatattttttataataaaaataacgtAACATCTAATTTATGGCGTGTTTTTGTAGCAAAAAGCAGagaactaataaaaaataaaaaattatggcATGTTTTGTTCTGTTCCACAGCTGGTAATGAATTGGTACATTATTCTGATTCATCTGAGGAAGCTTTAATTTGTAGTCAATTATTAATGAATTAGATCAATAATGTGATATAATAATTGGTTGAATTATTAGTACCGTTTCGTGTTCGTCGATGAAGCGAAGGATATCGAGTTCAAGCAAGGGATCGTTGTTGTTAACGAACTTCCACCCTTCGGTGTTCTCCACCGCCTTGAAGTGCCGCATGAGCAGCCTCATGCACCTCACTTCTAGATCCGGCGCGTCGCACAGACGCGCCAGCTGAAGCAGGTCCACCACGTTCTCCACCGTCACGCGCTGTGCCAGCCCCTTCGTGCACCTCTGCTTCAGCTGCGGCACGTTGTACACGTGCGACAATGCCAACAGGTGAACCCCGTACTTGTCCATCTGCTCCTCCGTGCACCTGCACCACCACCCCCACAGGGGCGTCCCCATCATTTCACGGCCAAAAAAACAGAATGCTGTTTCTTGTTTGAGCTGTAACTTACTAACTAACCTGGAGGTGTAGATGAAGGTGACGAAGACGGCTACGGCTTCGCAGGGAACGCCGTGAATCTGGATGATTCTTTCGGAGCTCCGATGTTTTCGCGGGCGGTCTATGACGTTCTCCAAAACCGGCGACACAGAA
Above is a genomic segment from Arachis stenosperma cultivar V10309 chromosome 1, arast.V10309.gnm1.PFL2, whole genome shotgun sequence containing:
- the LOC130982163 gene encoding BTB/POZ and TAZ domain-containing protein 1-like, with product MVADTIAINYHSDRILPEPDVFIRTSAGTRIPAHSSILASVSPVLENVIDRPRKHRSSERIIQIHGVPCEAVAVFVTFIYTSRCTEEQMDKYGVHLLALSHVYNVPQLKQRCTKGLAQRVTVENVVDLLQLARLCDAPDLEVRCMRLLMRHFKAVENTEGWKFVNNNDPLLELDILRFIDEHETRKEKCRRHREEQRVYFELSEAMDCLEHICTEGCTDVGPCHVDTRKERRNPCSRFDTCYGLQQLIRHFATCQKRMKLGCLRCKRMWQLFRLHAYVCQQTDSCKVPLCRQIQLKMQQEKRKDDSKWKLLAKKVASARVISSLSLPKRKRDEETKVTMDNNGFTSFELH